The candidate division WOR-3 bacterium DNA window ATCACCTGTTCCGTCTCTGACAGACACCTTGCCCCTGAATTCTGAAATAAGCGTATTGAAATTCCCTGGCCTGCCTGACAAGGTCTTGTTTGCCGCCTTCGTTTTTTCTGCTTCAGTTTTCACTCTGGGTACCGCGCGATACCTCGCAAAAAACAGCAAAGTTTTTACAAGAAAAAGAAATCGCTCGAACAGATATAAAACATACTTGAAAAATGCCATCAAATACGCCCACGCAGAAGATTACGACAAGTCTTTTGACTTTCTTAAAAAAAGTCTTCAGTCGTTCTTTTCTGAAAAAGAATCGGAAAAAATGAGTTTGAAGGAAATTTCGGAAGCCGTTTTCGAACTGACCGGCGACAGATCCTACGAAGAAATCTTTGCCAGGCTCGAAGAGATTGATTTCACTGAAAAGACGGCCGTAAAAAGCATAATCTACGACATCAAAGCAGTGGAGAGGCTTTATAAAAGAATCGAGAAAGCCGGAATTACAATCAGTCGACGGTTATAGCTGCAACAGCCGCGTATATACTTTTAGCCCCGCTTTTTTTCAAAACCCTGTGAGCTTCTTTTAAAGTCGCCCCGGTGGTCATGACGTCGTCTATCAATATTACGGTTCTGTCTCTCAAAAACCGGAATTCTTCACCTTCGGACATTTTTCCCTTCATGTTTTCAGCTCTTTCTTCCCTGTTCAATCCCATTTGATTTTTTTTCTTCCCCTTTAACTTGAGGACTTTGCGTCGGCATTCACCGTCCAGTAGCCGGGCGGCGGATTCCGCCATCAACCGTGCCTGGTTGAAACCTCTCTGCCTCAAACTCTTTCTCGAAGAAGGTACCGGCACAAAAACAACGGATTCCTCAAAAGCCGGTATTTTTTTTGACAGCTCCTCTCCCAATCTCTTAGCGAGTCTGGAATACCCGTTGAATTTCATGGCCAATATGCTTTCTTTAAGAGGGCTTCTGTAGGGCCCCAAATAGAACAAGCCGGCAAAAGGCAGTTTCAGTTTTTCTGCACAGTGCTGGCATTTGCCTTCACCGGGCAAGGGAAGAGAACAAAAAGGGCACTTGTCAAATATTCCGCACAGCTTCAGGCAATCATCGCAAAGAAAAACTTCTTCGTACCCGAGCATTTTACCGCAGAAGCGGCATTTGGAAGGCAGAAAAAATGAAAATACGGCAGAAACGAATCTTGCCGTGGAAGGGAATATCATTGTCCCGACGATGTCAGATTGAACAGAACGCCCAGCAAAAAGAACGACATCAACATCGAAGACCCTCCGTAGCTTATAAAAGGAAGAGGGATACCTACAATTGGCAGAGAACCGAGAGTCATCCCGACGTTCACTGTAATCTGAAAAGCGAAAAGACTGCTTATTCCTATTATCACCAGATGCTGACTCATTGCTTTGGTTTTGTACGCGAGAGTGATGGTTCTGACCAAAAACAGAAAATACAAGATCAGCAGAAAAACAGATCCGACGAAACCGCTCTTTTTTGCTATTACAGGAAAAATAAAATCCGTGTGTTGTTCCGGAAGAAAAGACAATTCCCTTTTTTCAAGATGCAGGATACCCTCTCCCCATATTCTTCCGGATCCTATGGCCATCTTCGATTGAAGTATATGCCATCCGGCTCCGGTTGGGTCTTCGTTGGGATCAATAAATGTCATTATCCTTTTTCTCTGATACTCTTTCAGAGTTCCATTCCATATGAGAGGAGCCGAAATCATCATGACAATATTCACAGTCAGCACAATGAAGACAACAGACCATTTTATCCTGAAAATAACAAAAGTCGCAATCAGAACTGTGTACAAAGCCGCTATCAGCGCGGTATTGAGAACGGAATAGGAGTTTATAACAAGAAGAATAGCCAGAATAACGGACACAAACGGCGAAATCAGGTAAACAATCGCCGTCAAACTTACACCGGAAAAGTACAACATTGTAAGAAAAATAAAAATGTAAATCACCGAAGTCCCAAGGTCCGGTTCCGCCATTACAATCAAAAAAGGCAGGAATGTTATGAGGAATGCTTCAAAAATTATCAGGGGATCGTTTGATTTGCGCCTTGTCGCTGCGGGAAGTTTGTAAAACTTGTCTTTTTTTGAATGTTTCCATTTCAAAAAATTTCTTTTGACCGCGTCATAAAAACTGTATCTTTCTGAAAGATACCTTGCCAAAGCAAAAATCAGACCCAGCTTGGCTATGTCCGACGGCTGAGCTTTAAAAAGTCTGAAATCTACCCACCTGTTCGCCTGTCCCGCGCCCAAACCCGGAATGAGGGGAAAAAGAAGAAAAAGGACAGTCAGAGCGTAGAATATGTATGAATACGACATGACAAAAGACATTTTAAGATTCAACGAAATCAAGAACATCACGACAATCGACACGGCTATCCAAATTATCTGTTTGAGTAAAAATGAAGGCCCCGCCCACAAAGTAGCCTGATTCAGAGCGAACAATCCGAACAGTATTATCAGGGCTGTTACTGTTATCAGCGCGGCGTCGGGCGCGTTTTTTTCTTTTACTTTATAATCCATTGTCTTTCCAGTGTTCCATTGCTCTTTCAGCCGATTCAGAAACGCTAATATTATCACAATCTATCCAAAACACGTCCTTAATTTTTTTCAGCCACACAATCTGTTTTCTCGCGTACTGCCAGGTGAGGGTAGATATCTTTTTGAGAGTTGTCCCAAAATCGGCGACTCCTTCATAATATTCGAGGGCTTCCCTGTAACCTATTGAATTCATCGGCCAGGTTTCGATTCCGTGTCTATCCCTCAGAAGAGCGGCTTCTTCAGGCAAGCCTCCTTCAATCATTCTTCGGGCTCTTTTTTCTATTCTTTCCCTGAGTTTTCCGGCCGTCATTGTCAATCCGACATACTGAGCACTAAAAGTATTTTCCTTTTTTTTTTCTTTCCAAAGCGTCCTCATCGGTTTGCCTGTCTGATAATAGATTTCGAGCGCTCTAATTATTCTAACGGCGTCATTCTTATGTATTGACATAGCAGATTCACGGTCGAACCGACCGAGTTCGGTCCAAAGTTTTTCAAGTCCCTCTTTTTTTATCCTTTCTTTCAGTTGTTTTCTCAGTTCGACGTCGACAGGCGGAGCGTCAAACAGGCCTTCGAAAAGGGCTCTCAGATAAAGACCGCTTCCGCCTTCGGCAAGGGGATTCCCTTTTTTAAAAGTTAAAATTTCAAATGCCCGTCCGGCAAACTCTTTCGCCGAAAAAATTTCGCTGGGCTCGCATACGGCGACCATTTCGTAGGAAAATTCTTTTATTTCTTTCTCTCCGGGAGAAGCGCTTCCTATTGTCAGCCCTTTGTATATCTTTCTCGAATCGGCGCTGATTATGTAATCGGCAAAACCCCTTTTCACAGCAGTCTCGGCGACTTCAGTTTTCCCGACAGCAGTCGGGCCGACAATCACCGGTACGATTTTCATTTTGTCCTTCCGAATCTTTTTTCCAATTCCCTCGTAGTTATTCGTACAATAGTCGGCCTTCCGTGCGGACAAACGTGCGGACAACGGCAAAGAAACAATTTCCCGATCAGGCTCTCTATTTCAGACGGCTGAAGCCTGTCTCCAGCACGAATGGAAGCCTTGCAAGCTATCGCCCGGGCTGTCTTTTCTGCGGTGTCGTTTTTCCCGTTCTGAGAAAGTATGTCCTTTACAAGAGAAGAAATTTCCCGGGGTGAATTGTTTTCTATACCGGACGGGACTCCTTCCACTGAAACAGCATGACTTAACAGTTTGACGCGG harbors:
- a CDS encoding ComF family protein → MIFPSTARFVSAVFSFFLPSKCRFCGKMLGYEEVFLCDDCLKLCGIFDKCPFCSLPLPGEGKCQHCAEKLKLPFAGLFYLGPYRSPLKESILAMKFNGYSRLAKRLGEELSKKIPAFEESVVFVPVPSSRKSLRQRGFNQARLMAESAARLLDGECRRKVLKLKGKKKNQMGLNREERAENMKGKMSEGEEFRFLRDRTVILIDDVMTTGATLKEAHRVLKKSGAKSIYAAVAAITVD
- a CDS encoding rod shape-determining protein RodA, with protein sequence MIILAFLNRLKEQWNTGKTMDYKVKEKNAPDAALITVTALIILFGLFALNQATLWAGPSFLLKQIIWIAVSIVVMFLISLNLKMSFVMSYSYIFYALTVLFLLFPLIPGLGAGQANRWVDFRLFKAQPSDIAKLGLIFALARYLSERYSFYDAVKRNFLKWKHSKKDKFYKLPAATRRKSNDPLIIFEAFLITFLPFLIVMAEPDLGTSVIYIFIFLTMLYFSGVSLTAIVYLISPFVSVILAILLVINSYSVLNTALIAALYTVLIATFVIFRIKWSVVFIVLTVNIVMMISAPLIWNGTLKEYQRKRIMTFIDPNEDPTGAGWHILQSKMAIGSGRIWGEGILHLEKRELSFLPEQHTDFIFPVIAKKSGFVGSVFLLILYFLFLVRTITLAYKTKAMSQHLVIIGISSLFAFQITVNVGMTLGSLPIVGIPLPFISYGGSSMLMSFFLLGVLFNLTSSGQ
- the miaA gene encoding tRNA (adenosine(37)-N6)-dimethylallyltransferase MiaA codes for the protein MKIVPVIVGPTAVGKTEVAETAVKRGFADYIISADSRKIYKGLTIGSASPGEKEIKEFSYEMVAVCEPSEIFSAKEFAGRAFEILTFKKGNPLAEGGSGLYLRALFEGLFDAPPVDVELRKQLKERIKKEGLEKLWTELGRFDRESAMSIHKNDAVRIIRALEIYYQTGKPMRTLWKEKKKENTFSAQYVGLTMTAGKLRERIEKRARRMIEGGLPEEAALLRDRHGIETWPMNSIGYREALEYYEGVADFGTTLKKISTLTWQYARKQIVWLKKIKDVFWIDCDNISVSESAERAMEHWKDNGL